One segment of Candidatus Methylomirabilota bacterium DNA contains the following:
- a CDS encoding TRAP transporter small permease — MPGDRPFGRWGARLYDGLGLLGGLLLAVMTGAVFLQVILRYVFTYALDGLDEVPRYLFVWVVMIGAAAAMQRGEHTALEYFRDRLPPRGQALARAMTEAVGMLLFLSIIKTSFVLVPNAQLQTSAGLGLPLGYVYAAVPVGAALILLPMAWRLVVAVRRLW; from the coding sequence ATGCCGGGCGACCGCCCGTTCGGCCGCTGGGGCGCCCGCCTCTACGACGGTCTCGGCCTGCTCGGGGGGCTCCTGCTCGCCGTCATGACCGGGGCCGTCTTCCTCCAGGTCATCCTCCGCTACGTCTTCACCTACGCCCTCGACGGGCTGGACGAAGTGCCGCGTTACCTCTTCGTCTGGGTGGTCATGATCGGCGCCGCGGCCGCCATGCAGCGCGGCGAGCACACGGCCCTCGAGTACTTCCGCGATCGCCTCCCGCCACGCGGCCAGGCGCTCGCCCGGGCCATGACCGAGGCGGTCGGGATGCTCCTCTTCCTGTCGATCATCAAGACGAGCTTCGTCCTGGTGCCGAATGCCCAGCTCCAGACCAGCGCCGGCCTCGGCCTGCCGCTGGGGTACGTGTACGCCGCGGTGCCGGTCGGGGCCGCCCTCATCCTCCTGCCCATGGCGTGGCGCCTGGTTGTCGCCGTGCGGCGGCTCTGGTAG